One window from the genome of Mumia sp. ZJ1417 encodes:
- a CDS encoding VOC family protein, whose product MSVTLRWITAYLDQPAATAPGALAYWEAVSGTHASVPRGEHDEFRTLLPPEGDAALRFQVVGDGEARLHLDLHVDDPGAATPEAVSLGATVVAEPDSYVVLASPGGMPFCLVPNEDQHVVPPPPRWPAGHTSAVDQVALDIPADAYDVECAFWAALTGWTLRDVDSPEFMRLPRPAAMPLGILLQRLDDTPPGRPVTAHLDLGAGGAVDAEVERHLALGAEELWRSSWWVTLRDPYGRVYCVTRRSPGKPVSS is encoded by the coding sequence ATGTCCGTCACCTTGCGCTGGATCACGGCCTACCTCGACCAGCCCGCTGCCACCGCTCCCGGCGCGCTGGCGTACTGGGAGGCGGTGAGCGGCACCCACGCCTCGGTGCCTCGGGGCGAGCACGACGAGTTCCGTACGCTGCTGCCGCCCGAGGGGGACGCCGCGCTCCGGTTCCAGGTGGTCGGCGACGGCGAGGCGCGTCTCCACCTCGACCTGCACGTCGACGACCCAGGTGCCGCGACGCCCGAGGCGGTGTCTCTCGGCGCGACGGTCGTGGCCGAGCCGGACTCGTACGTGGTCCTTGCATCCCCGGGTGGGATGCCGTTCTGCCTCGTCCCGAACGAGGATCAGCACGTCGTCCCGCCCCCGCCGAGGTGGCCCGCCGGCCACACGAGCGCCGTCGACCAGGTGGCGCTCGACATCCCGGCGGACGCGTACGACGTCGAGTGCGCGTTCTGGGCGGCGCTCACCGGCTGGACGTTGCGCGACGTGGACAGCCCGGAGTTCATGCGGCTGCCGCGGCCCGCCGCGATGCCGCTCGGGATCCTCCTCCAACGCCTCGACGACACCCCGCCCGGCCGCCCCGTCACGGCCCACCTCGACCTCGGCGCCGGTGGCGCTGTCGATGCCGAGGTCGAGCGCCACCTCGCGCTCGGTGCCGAGGAGCTGTGGCGCTCGAGCTGGTGGGTCACGCTGCGTGACCCGTACGGGCGGGTCTACTGCGTCACGCGGCGCAGCCCGGGCAAACCGGTCAGCTCATGA
- a CDS encoding pyridoxamine 5'-phosphate oxidase family protein gives MRAIVPTGADGVARVVSAAMVTWAAFQDEAPRIAEVFTRRHAATGNLCMLATLRSDGFPRISPMEPTLFEDHLVLVGMPGTTKFRDLARDPRFCLHTATTDPMLGEGDAKLWGRVTNLQAPDLHARFAADLFEKTGMDLRGQVFDPFYVADLTGASSAAAGDDRLEITIWKPSEGERVEYKT, from the coding sequence ATGCGTGCCATTGTGCCGACCGGCGCCGACGGCGTCGCGCGAGTAGTCTCGGCGGCGATGGTCACGTGGGCCGCATTCCAGGACGAGGCGCCGCGCATCGCCGAGGTCTTCACCCGGCGGCACGCGGCGACCGGCAACCTGTGCATGCTCGCGACGCTGCGCTCCGACGGCTTCCCGCGGATCAGCCCGATGGAACCGACGCTCTTCGAGGACCACCTGGTGCTCGTCGGCATGCCCGGGACGACGAAGTTCCGTGACCTCGCCCGCGACCCTCGGTTCTGCCTCCATACCGCCACCACGGACCCCATGCTCGGAGAGGGCGACGCCAAGCTCTGGGGCCGTGTCACGAACCTCCAGGCCCCCGACCTCCACGCCCGCTTCGCCGCCGACCTGTTCGAGAAGACGGGGATGGACCTGCGGGGGCAGGTGTTCGACCCGTTCTACGTCGCCGACCTCACGGGTGCGTCGTCAGCAGCGGCCGGCGACGACCGGCTGGAGATCACCATCTGGAAGCCCAGCGAGGGCGAGCGGGTCGAGTACAAGACCTAG
- a CDS encoding helix-turn-helix domain-containing protein has protein sequence MILKGVLSDRDAWSAVGHCAIEKAVEVVGTRTAMLVMREAYYGTTRFDDFAERVGMTRATTATRLSALVEAGLLEQRDYREEGQRTRKEYVLTDAGRDLVPVVWALFQWGRKHLPSETILELAHHDCGAPVDVEVRCADGHEVGLDDVELRLPRR, from the coding sequence GTGATCCTCAAGGGAGTGCTCAGTGACCGCGATGCGTGGAGTGCCGTCGGCCACTGCGCGATCGAGAAGGCCGTCGAGGTCGTCGGGACCCGCACGGCGATGCTCGTGATGCGCGAGGCTTACTACGGCACGACGCGGTTCGACGACTTCGCCGAGCGCGTCGGCATGACGCGCGCGACGACGGCGACCCGGCTGTCGGCACTCGTCGAGGCGGGGCTGCTCGAGCAGCGCGACTACCGCGAGGAGGGGCAGCGCACGCGCAAGGAGTACGTCCTCACCGACGCCGGACGTGACTTGGTCCCCGTCGTGTGGGCGCTGTTCCAGTGGGGGCGCAAGCACCTGCCGAGCGAGACCATCCTCGAGCTGGCCCACCACGACTGCGGCGCGCCCGTCGACGTCGAGGTGCGGTGCGCCGACGGTCACGAGGTCGGTCTCGACGACGTGGAGCTGCGGCTGCCGCGACGCTAG
- a CDS encoding thiolase family protein yields MSAPLRSAVIVDAVRTPVAKGKPTGAYASVHPVDLHAHVLRTLVERTGLDPAAVDDVITGTVGQVGEQSGNTARWAVLAAGFPESVPAVTVDRQCGSSQQALHFAAQGVMSGAYDIAIASGVESMSHIPIGSQTLGRDFVGTEVADRYPSGLIPQGISAELIAQKWGLSRTQLDAFSAESHHRAAQAHDHGLFAAELAPVKVTREDGSVHEVFDDETVRPGTSVETLAGLRLAFKDDYWAQRFPDLDFLVTAGNSSPVNDGAAALLVTSEEAAARLGLTPRARLHAFAVTGDDPVMMLTGIIPATAKVLARAGLSIGDIDAFEVNEAFASVVLAWLAETGADPAKVNVNGGALSIGHPLGASGARLTTTLLSVLEQRGGRYGMQVMCEAGGLANATVFERL; encoded by the coding sequence ATGTCCGCACCGCTCCGCTCCGCCGTCATCGTCGACGCCGTCCGTACGCCGGTCGCCAAGGGCAAACCGACCGGGGCGTACGCCTCGGTCCACCCCGTCGACCTTCACGCCCACGTCCTGCGCACGCTCGTCGAGCGCACCGGACTCGATCCGGCTGCCGTCGACGACGTCATCACCGGCACCGTCGGCCAGGTCGGCGAGCAGAGCGGCAATACCGCCCGCTGGGCCGTGCTCGCTGCCGGGTTCCCCGAGTCCGTCCCCGCCGTGACCGTCGACCGCCAGTGCGGCAGCAGCCAGCAGGCTCTGCACTTCGCCGCGCAGGGCGTGATGAGCGGCGCGTACGACATCGCCATCGCGTCGGGCGTGGAGTCGATGAGCCACATCCCGATCGGCAGCCAGACTCTGGGACGCGACTTCGTCGGGACCGAAGTCGCCGACCGGTACCCGTCCGGGCTGATCCCGCAGGGCATCAGCGCGGAGCTGATCGCGCAGAAGTGGGGGCTGAGCCGCACTCAGCTCGACGCCTTCTCGGCCGAGAGCCACCACCGTGCCGCGCAGGCCCACGACCACGGGCTGTTCGCCGCCGAGCTCGCTCCCGTGAAGGTGACCCGCGAGGACGGGTCGGTGCACGAGGTCTTCGACGACGAGACCGTCCGCCCGGGGACGTCCGTCGAGACGCTGGCGGGCCTGCGTCTGGCGTTCAAGGACGACTACTGGGCGCAGCGCTTTCCCGACCTCGACTTCTTGGTCACCGCCGGAAACTCCTCACCGGTCAACGATGGCGCTGCCGCGCTCCTGGTCACGAGCGAGGAGGCGGCCGCTCGGCTAGGGCTGACGCCACGGGCTCGCCTGCACGCGTTCGCGGTCACGGGCGACGACCCGGTCATGATGCTCACCGGCATCATCCCGGCGACCGCGAAGGTGCTGGCGCGCGCCGGACTCTCGATCGGCGACATCGACGCGTTCGAGGTGAACGAGGCGTTCGCGAGCGTCGTCCTCGCCTGGCTCGCCGAGACCGGCGCCGATCCAGCAAAGGTCAACGTCAACGGCGGCGCGCTCTCGATCGGGCACCCGCTCGGCGCCAGCGGTGCCCGCCTCACGACGACGCTGCTGTCGGTGCTCGAGCAGCGCGGTGGCCGATACGGCATGCAGGTCATGTGCGAGGCGGGCGGGCTCGCGAACGCCACGGTGTTCGAGCGCCTCTGA
- a CDS encoding NAD(P)-dependent oxidoreductase yields MNADTEKSVTVIGLGLMGQALASAFLEAGHPVTVWNRTASKAEGLVARGARSAPTVGDALGANALTILCVTDDEAVRELLGQDDGGLDGTTLVNFTSGDSAQARKVARWAEQRGARYLDGALMAVPPAIGSADAVILLSGSPSDFEAHRSTLDVLGTTTHLGADPGLAALYDGAGLAMMWSILNAWLHGTAMLKTAGVDAATFAPFAQQIAVEVAQWLPGYAEQIDHSSFPAEVSALETDARAMAHLVGESEALGVNAELPRLIQAMAERAIAAGHGAEQYPVLIEEFGKP; encoded by the coding sequence ATGAACGCAGACACCGAGAAGTCCGTGACAGTGATCGGCCTGGGGCTGATGGGCCAGGCGCTCGCCAGCGCCTTCCTGGAGGCCGGGCATCCCGTCACCGTGTGGAACCGTACGGCGTCCAAGGCCGAAGGGCTGGTGGCGCGGGGTGCACGGTCGGCGCCCACCGTGGGCGACGCCCTCGGAGCGAATGCCCTGACCATCCTGTGCGTCACCGACGACGAAGCGGTCCGTGAGCTGCTCGGTCAGGATGACGGAGGGCTGGACGGTACGACGCTGGTCAACTTCACCTCCGGCGACTCCGCCCAGGCTCGGAAGGTCGCTCGATGGGCAGAGCAGCGCGGCGCACGCTACCTGGACGGCGCCCTCATGGCCGTCCCTCCGGCGATCGGGTCCGCCGACGCGGTGATCCTGCTCAGCGGGTCGCCGTCCGACTTCGAAGCACACAGATCGACGCTCGACGTGCTCGGAACCACGACGCACCTCGGCGCGGACCCAGGCCTCGCCGCCTTGTACGACGGCGCCGGCCTCGCCATGATGTGGAGCATCCTGAACGCCTGGCTCCACGGGACGGCCATGCTCAAGACGGCCGGGGTCGACGCCGCGACGTTCGCCCCCTTCGCCCAGCAGATCGCCGTCGAGGTCGCGCAGTGGTTGCCGGGCTATGCCGAGCAGATCGACCACAGCTCCTTCCCTGCCGAGGTCTCGGCGCTGGAGACCGATGCGCGGGCGATGGCGCACCTCGTCGGGGAGAGCGAGGCGCTGGGCGTGAACGCCGAGCTTCCGAGGCTGATCCAGGCGATGGCCGAGCGTGCGATCGCCGCAGGGCACGGTGCGGAGCAGTATCCCGTGCTCATCGAGGAGTTCGGCAAGCCGTAG
- a CDS encoding MerR family transcriptional regulator: MLIGELSRRTGVNAHQLRYYEAQGLLEAERGSNGYRAYDEGAVLRVTQIRHLLGAGLSSDDIAYLLPCATGEAPDLTGCPELLTAMRTRLERLDAQMSKIAHSREALADYIDAAERSGHERPPAWDCDDDVLASA, translated from the coding sequence ATGCTGATCGGTGAGCTGAGCCGGCGGACGGGCGTCAACGCCCACCAGCTGCGCTACTACGAGGCACAGGGCCTCCTCGAGGCCGAGCGCGGGTCCAACGGATATCGGGCGTACGACGAGGGCGCCGTGCTGCGGGTGACGCAGATCCGACACCTGCTCGGTGCGGGCCTCTCGTCCGACGACATCGCCTACCTGCTGCCGTGCGCGACCGGTGAGGCGCCGGACCTCACCGGGTGTCCGGAGCTGCTGACCGCGATGCGCACACGCCTCGAACGGCTTGATGCCCAGATGAGCAAGATCGCTCACTCTCGCGAGGCGCTCGCCGACTACATCGACGCGGCTGAGAGGTCGGGCCACGAACGCCCTCCGGCGTGGGACTGCGACGACGACGTGCTCGCGTCGGCCTGA